Genomic DNA from Pseudomonas sp. CCC3.1:
CACCGAAGAACAAGGTTCGGCAGTGATGGCGCGTGAGGAAATCACCATCCGTATCGAGCTGGGCCGTGGCACTGCCAGCGAGACCATCTGGACCACTGATTTGTCCCACGAGTACGTGAAAATCAACGCCGAATATCGTACCTAAGCTCGGTTCTGCGCGAGTGTGCTTGCCATGCTTGCGCAGATCATTGTGTGGTTTTGGCTGAAAGAGTCAGGCCATATACCAAGGGCCGGCGTTTAAAGCCTGGCAACAGGCCGGATTAGAGGAAGTACAAAGGTGAAACGAGTTCATGTGGCTGCGGCCGTTATTCGTGGCGAAGGCGCCAAGGTGTTGATCGCTCGTCGTGCCGATACTCAGCATCAGGGCGGGCTCTGGGAGTTCCCTGGCGGCAAGGTCGAGGCAGGAGAGACGGTCGAGGCTGCATTAAATCGTGAGCTGCAAGAAGAACTGGGGATTGTGGTTAACGCCGCCCGCCCACTGATCAAGGTTCAGCACGATTACCCGGACAAACAGGTGCTGCTGGATGTATGGGAAGTCTCGGCGTTCAGTGGTGAGCCCCATGGCGCAGAAGGCCAGCCCTTGGCCTGGGTGTCGTCGCGCGATCTGATTAATTACCAATTTCCGGCGGCCAATGCACCGATTGTTGCGGCGGCACGCTTGCCGGATCAGTACCTGATTACTCCGGACGGGCTGGAGACCCCAGAACTGTTGCGCGGGTTGCAGAAGGCTATTGCAGGCGGTATCAAACTGGTTTCATTGCGTGCCCCCAATGGCTATGACCCTAAATACCGCGACTTGGCGGTGGATGCGGCCGGGCTATGCGCGGGTAAGGCGCAATTGATGCTCAAAGGTCCGCTGGAATGGCTTGGGGATTTTCCTTCGGCGGGTTGGCATTTAACGGCTGCGCAATTGCGCAAATACGCATCTAAAGGTCGACCGTTGCCGAAAGATCGCTGGTTGGCCGCCTCGTGCCATAACGCTGAAGAACTGGCGTTGGCTGAGCAGATGGATGTGGACTTCGTGACCTTGTCGCCTGTGCTGCCGACTCAGACTCACCCGGATACACCCCCTTTGGGGTGGGAACAGGCACAGCAGTTGATCGCCAACTTCAGCAAACCGGTGTTTCTGTTGGGTGGTCTGGGGGCGGATGATCGTCAACAGGCATGGAGCATCGGTGCGCAAGGCGTCGCGGGCATTCGTGCGTTCTGGCCGCAGGACTGATTTGCCGGCCTGTAGTCGCTGTCGAGGTACGAAGGCTGCGATCGACGACGAAGCCTTCGTAAATTCCGGCACTGCTGTGTGTCGACCAAACCTTTTACAATGCGGGCAATCGATCGCAGCCTTCGTGCCTCGTCAGCGACTACGTGCGCTCTTGGGTAGGCTTTGCCGCCGCCTGCCACAAAATCTCGGCAATCCCCTGACGCTTGGCAATCAAGCGCGCAGCGACAAACAGCACATCTGACAGTCGATTGATGTAAGCCAATCCCACACCCGCCAACGGTTCCAGTGCATTCAGTTGCTGGCAGCGCCGCTCAGCGCTGCGGGCCAGGCTGCGGCACACGTGGGCTTGGGCGATCAGCGTTGAGCCGCCGGGCAGGATGAAGTTCTCCAGCGGGCCCAACTCTTCGTTCCAGACATCAATTGCCGCTTCGAGCCTTTCGACTTCAGCACTGTCGAGCGCCTGATACACCGGCATCGCCAGTTCTCCGCCCAGATCGAACAGTCGATGCTGGCACGGCTCAAGCACTGTAATCAGTTCATTGAGCCCCGGGCACTCAGGGCTGTGCTCAATGAGCCCGGCCAACAACAGACCAAGCTGACTATTGAGGGTGTCAACTTCGCCGATGGCCTCCACGCGGGGATGATCCTTGGGCACGCGTCGACCATCGCCCAGGCCGGTTTCGCCTTTGTCGCCCGTTCGGGTGTAGATCTTTGATAAGCGAAAACCCATGTTTACAGTTCCATCGTGGTTGATTCGTGAGAGGGCAAAAGGTTGCTGGCCAAGGGCAGGCGCAAGGTAAAGCAGGTGCCTTGGCCGAGTGTTGAATGCACTTCCATCTGCCCTTTGTGGTTGTTGGTGATGATGAAGTACGACACCGAGAGGCCGAGCCCTGTGCCCTGGCCGACTTCTTTGGTGGTGAAAAATGGCTCGAAAATGCGTTTGCGTACGTGTTCCGGCATGCCAACGCCATTGTCTTCAACCTGGATTTCAGCCCAGGGCGGACTGAGCTTGGTGCGCAAAATGATGCGCCCTGGCTCCCTGTTGGCTGAGCGCTGGTTAATCGCCTGGGCCGCATTTTTCAGCAAGTTGAGCAGCACTTGCTCCAGTTCGTTGGGAATGCCGGGGACCGGGCCCAGTTGCGGGTCGAACTGGCGAATGATGGCGTGGCCCTTAAAGTCAAAGCCCAGCGCCAGATCAAAGTCATTGTTGGCAATATCCACCGCCTGTTCGATAAGTGCCGACAAATCGCAGGGGCTCATTTGGCGATTGCTGCGCCGGCTGAAACTGAGCATGTGGGTGACGATTTTTGCGGCGCGGGCGCCGGCTTGTTGTATGCCGTCGAGCAACTGGGGGATTTCGCGGGCCTGTAAATAGTGGCTGATGGCATCCAGCGTGATACCGATCTGTTCTGCTGTCTCGATGTTTTTCGGCAGTTCGTTCGACAAGCGTCGGCGAATATTCTGCACGTTGTGCAGGATGGCGCCCAAGGGGTTGTTGATTTCGTGGGCCATGCCGGCAGCCAGTCCACCCACCGAGAGCATTTTTTCTGACTGCACCATCATGTCTTCCAGTGACAGGCGCTGAGTAATGTCATCGATGCGAATCACCACGCCACGTCCACCGCTGCCCGTCAGGGGGTAAAAGGTCAGGGCGTAGTGGCGGGCGTCTTCGCCCTGGCCCCAGGTCACGCGCTCGATCTTGACCACCTGATGGTTTTCGATGGTGTCTTTGAGCTGTGGCAGAAAGGGCTTGAGGGGCTCGAAGGCGAGGTAGATCGGCTGATTCAGGGCCTCGTCCAGTTTTGTCCCTGATAGAGCGCTGGCTTCCTGGTTCCATTGCGTCACGTAGAGTTGCTCATCCAGGGCGATCAAGGCGGATGGCATGGAGTCGATAATGCTGTTGAGGTAATTCTGAAAGCCGGTCAGTTTTTTCTCGATTTTGCCGCGAACCTGCACTTCCAATTCCAGTTTGCGATTGGTGTGACGGGTTTCTTCGGCCAGCGCCTGGGCTTGATCGTAGGCCGCCTGCGCTTCATCTCTGGCGCGCTTGAGTTCTTGTTCGCGAACTTCGATGCGCGACAGCATGGTGTTGAAGGCTTCGGCCAGGCTGCCGATTTCGTCGTTGTTGCCCGGTGCTGCGCGCAAGGCGTAGTTTTCTTCGCGGGTTACCTGGCGAGACAACTCTTCAAGGCGGTGGATGGGGTGGGTGACCAGTCGCTTGATTTGCCGTGAAACCACTAGCCACAGTAAAACGCTAAACACCAGAATCCCCAGGCTGGCCGTGAAGGTGCCGGTGTAAAACGCCGTGGGCAGTTCGCTGCTGGCCACGAGCAACAAATGCCCGAGAGGTTGATCGCCATGGTGCAAGCGTGTGACTTGATGGCTGCGCAGCTCCGTCAGGCTCCAGGCTTCAATCTGGCGATAATGTTCTGGCAGCGGCAGGTGCTCGCCGTGTTGCAGTTGCGCGATCAGGTTGCCGGAGCTGTCGTAAATGGCAGCGGCCCGTAATGGTGCGTAGCTGCCTATTTCATTGAGCAAGGCTTCGGCTTTTTCTGGGGAGTCGAGTGCCTGAACAATAAGGTCGGGGTTTGAGGTCAGGCGCCCCAGTGTCTGCAAGGCTTGTGGCGCTGTGCTCTCGTGGGAGATCCAGTAGGCGGCGCTGATGAACGTTAAGTTGGCCACCAGCAAAACAGTCGCCAATAACATGAGAAGGGCGGCCAGCAACTTTTGGCCGACCGGAAGGTTTTCTAGGCGCTGGCGCAAGGGCATGGGATGACCGCATAAAGAAGAACGAGCCCGCAGGGTAGCGCGGGCCTCAGTTGCAGGGCAATCCATGCTGCTTCAGGTGGTCGGTGAGTCGTTGATGCAATGCCTGTAAATGCGGTACAGCGAACGACTGCTGTCGAGCCGCTTCGCAAGCGTAGCCGAGCAGGTAGCTGATTTCGGTGCGCCGGCCTTGAGTGACATCTTGATTCATGGAGGAATAGTTGCTGGCCGTGGCGTGGATGACACGATTGACTTCAGCCGTCAAATCGACAGCCGCTTCGGGCTGATCGCACTGTTCTAGCAGGGCACAGAGTTCGGTACACAAGGTGTTGACCTCATCGCTGTGCGCTTGCAAACCGCCATTTCGGCAATTGTGCAGAACAGTCAGCGGATTGATTGCGCAGTTCAGGGCCAGCTTGCGCCACAGGCGGCTGAGGATACTTGCGCTCCACTCGTGGGCAATGCCGCTGCGCTGCAGTTCTTCGAGCCAGTGCGGCGCCTCGCCTACATGGATGTCGCCCAGCCAGGTGTGGCCACGTCCCGCAAACACCACGCGCCAGTCGCCATCACGAAATGCACCCTCGGTGCTGGACGCAAAAATGCAGCGCGCGTGTGGCACGCGTGCCGCGACGGCTTGCTGGCTGCCGAGGCCGTTCTGCAACAGGATCACGTCGGCGTCGGGGCTGAGTCGGTGGGCAATATGCGCGACGGCTTGCTCGGCGTCATAAGCCTTGCAGGTGACCAGCAAGCGCTGAATCGGCTCGTCGGTCTCGGGCAACTGTGCCGTGACGTTTAAACGTTGTGAGTGTTCGCCTTCAACTAGAGTTAGACCTCGTGCGGCTTCATAGGCGTGTAGGCGCATTGGATTTCGCAGTATCAGCGTCACGGGCAAACCCGCTCTCGCCAGCCGTGCGGCCCACAGGGTACCCATGCTTCCAGCGCCGAGAATGTGCCAGCGTGTGGAGGTTTGTCCGCCGTTCGAGTGTGGCATGTGTGCTCGCAAGTGAATGAAGTCGAAGAATCGCTATAATGCCCGCGCATTTTAACTGTCAGGCCAGGCGCGCTCCATCTGTGTTGTGCGCGCCCTTTATCAAGTGGAGAAATTACATGCCGTCGTTCGACGTGGTATCCGAACTGGACAAGCACGAAGTCACCAACGCAGTCGAGAACGCCGTCAAGGAGTTGGATCGCCGTTATGACCTCAAGGGCAAAGGCAGTTTTGAGTTCAAAGAAAAAGACCTCACGGTGAATATGACCGCAGAAGCGGATTTTCAGCTCGAAGCCATGATTGAGATCCTCAAGCTGGCGCTGGTCAAGCGCAAGATCGACGCGCAGTGCCTTGAAATCAAGGATGCCTACGCGTCGGGCAAGTTGATGAAGCAGGAAGTCGTGCTCAAGGAAGGCATTGATAAAGAGCTGGCGAAGAAAATCGTTGCTCACGTCAAGGACGCCAAACTTAAGGTTCAAGCTGCCATTCAGGGTGAGCAGGTTCGCATCACTGGCAAGAAGCGTGATGACCTGCAAGAAGCAATTGCGGCCTTGCGCGCCAAGAGTTTTGATTTGCCGCTGCAGTTCAATAACTTCCGCGACTGATTACCGCCCAGGGAACCTGTGGCGATCATCGACGTCCGATTTTTCTGGGCATTGCGTAAACGATTGAGCTGCTACGCTTGTTTTATCGTTTTTACAGAATAAATGACGTTGTCGTCAGGAGAAATAAATGGACTTGAACGCTGAAGTTGATCACTTGATCAAGGCCTCGCAGGCTTGGATTCCAATGATCATGGAATACGGCAGCCGTGTGCTGCTTGCGCTTGTGACGCTGGCCATCGGCTGGTGGTTGATTAACCGGTTGACGGTGAAGCTGGGCCAATTGCTGGCATTGAGAAAGGCAGACCTGGCGCTGCAAGGTTTTATCAGCAGCCTGGTCAATATCATTCTCAAGGTGCTGCTGGTTGTCAGTGTCGCTTCAATGATCGGGATCCAGACCACTTCATTCGTGGCAGCCATCGGTGCGGCGGGTCTGGCAATCGGTCTGGCGTTGCAGGGCAGCCTTGCCAACTTCGCGGGTGGCGTACTGATTCTGCTTTTCCGCCCGTTCAAGATCGGTGACTGGATCGAAGCGCAAAGCGTGAGCGGGACTGTCGACAGCATTCAGATCTTCCACACAGTGCTTCGTACCAGCGACAACAAAACCGTTATCGTGCCTAACGGCAATCTGTCCAACGGCATCATCACCAACTACAACCGTCAACCGACGCGCAAGGTGGTGTTTGATGTCGGTGTGGATTACGAAGCGGATTTGCAAAAGGTGCGTGAGGTTTTGCTGGCGCTGGCCGATGATCCGCGCGTCTTGAAAGAGCCTGCCCCGGTCGTTGTCGTGACTACGCTGGGCGACAGCGCAATTACCATGTCGCTGCGTGTTTGGGTGAACACTCCAGACTACTGGGATGTCTTGTTCATGTTTAACGAGCATGCCCGTGACCGTTTAAAAGCAGAAGGTGTTGATATTCCTTTTCCGCAACGAGTGATTCGTGTTGTTCAGGAAGTGTCTGCGCAGTAAGTGTTAATTCGATAGCCTGCTATTAAAGAGGCATAAACATACAATTAAAGGGGCTTAGGCCTCTTTAATTGTTTTTGTGCTTTGAGTCGGGTTGGTAGTGATGAATCGTAGCGTTGCGTGAGGCAAGTGATAATTACTTGCATTGGTGTTTGTTAGTTAGCTTGCTATACATAAGGCTTTATTGTGGGCAATAAAAAACCACGCACCTGTAGCAGGTGCGTGGTTCTTACTAAACAACGTGTTTGTAAAGCTGCCCTAAGGCTGCAATTACAAGATGTTCAGTGGGTATTCAACGATGATACGAACGTCGTTGTTATCTGTGTTGCCGCTGGCTACGTTGTAGTTGCCGTTGTTGCGGTACACAGCGCTACGCAGGCGGAAGGACAGGTCTTTGGCCGGGCCTTCTTGCATGACGTATTTGCTCTCGAAGTTGAACTCGTGTTCTTTACCTTCGCCAGTGTCGGTGCTGATGTTGTCACCCGTAACGTAACGAGCCATGAAGCTCAGGCCTGGTACGCCATAGGTTGCCATGTTCAGGTCGTAGCGAGCCTGCCACGAACGCTCGTCTTTGCCGTTAAAGTCGGAGTATTGCACGGAGTTGGCGAGGAAAATGGTGCCGCCGCCGTCTACGCCGTAGTAGTAACCGCTGTCACCGGTGGAGCGCTGGTGAGCCAGGGTGAATTTGTGAGCGCCGATGCTGTAGGCAGCTGCCAAGCTCCAGATTTTGTTGTCAACGTTGCCAGCCAGTTCCTGGCCTTGGCTCGAGGTTCTGTAGCCGTTGAAATCGAAGTTCAGGGCTTGCGAGTCATTGATAGGGAACGTGTAGTTCAGGTTGATGTACTGCTTCTTGAAGTAGTCATCAACGTCCGAAGCTGCCACGCCGCCGACGAAATTGTCGGTGAACTGGTAGGTTGCACCTGCGATGTCAGCAGACGGCAAGTGCAGGCTGTCATGGTACATGCCAGTCTGCGAGCTGTTCGCTGTGAAGCGACCAGCGCTCAGCTCCAGGCCTTTGATTTCGTGGGAGGTGATCAAAGTACCGGTAGCCACTTCAGGCAGCAAACGGCTGTCATCGGTAGAGAAAACCGGGCTGGCAACAAACTGGTTGCCGTACTTCAGAACGGTGTCCGACAAGCGGAACTTAACCGCGCCGCCCGCTTTTGATTGAGTGTCTTCCGGAGAACCGTCGCTCTTGGTAGCGAACAGACCGTTACCTTGACGGCCAGCGCCGCCGTCCAGACGCACAGTACCCATGGCGAATGCATCAACACCAACGCCGATAGTGCCTTGGGTGAAGCCAGAGCTGTAGTTCAAGAGCTCGCTCAGGCCCCAATCTTCACGGTAACCGCTTTTGAAGCCACCACCTGGCTTGGCAATGTTGCCAGCGCCGTTTTTGAAGTCGCGGTTCATATACAGCATGCGGGTTTTGGAAGTCAGCGTGCTGTCTTCAATGAAACCTTTGGAATCGTCCTGGGACGAAGCCATTGCGAACTGAGTAGTACCGGCTGAAACAGCCAGGGCGATCATGCTCCACTTCATCACGCGCATCGTGATTTGCTCCTTTGGTTTTAGGAAGAGTACTGCCGTCCCACCTGAATTATTATCTGGGCGGCTCTTTCTTTTTGTGTCGGCGCAAACTTATATCACGCCGGCAATATTGGCGATACTTGCTCTCATAAGCTTTCAGCTTCTTTACAGCTATGTCGCAAAATGCACTCTACATGTCGCAAAGACGTAGCTGTGTGCGGTATTTCGCATGTTTTCCCTATTGTTTCAATAACTGCCGCCGCAAAAAACGGCTGCACTACGTATTGAAAACGCCCATTTCCTATAGCTCAGCTATTGTTATCTATCGTAAGGCCGCTGCACCCCCGCGACGCCCTTGACGACTCTGTCAGTACGTAATGCAACAAGCATGCTCAAACTGTAGTCGCAGCTAAAATAAAATTTATATGGCCGCTTTTGGGCCGAAACCCCTTGTGCTGCGCGGGTAGAACGGTAGTTGATGTGCGCGGGCTGTCGAGTTTTTTGCTGGGAGGAGCAGCGCTTACGGAAAAAAGACGCACAAAGCGTTACCGGTTCCCACTGGCTGGGGTAGCAGGTGACGTTTCGGTGCACTAAAACCATTCGTCCTGTGCTGTTTTGGTGCGTCGGTGTCCACGGGCAACGGGTTGGGTGTTTAGCAGGTGCAACGCGAATGCAGGTAGCTGCATTCCAGCGAGGGAACTGTGGTTGCTGACGTGATGTGAGCATCAATCAAGGGTATCCTGCGTCCATGCTGCTCAATACCTGATGGTTCTGATCAGGCAGCTGTACTGAGCTGAAAATTTCCGTTTAACAGGAGAGCACCCAGTGTTCGTTTTGGATACACGCCTTCA
This window encodes:
- a CDS encoding Nudix family hydrolase, with the translated sequence MKRVHVAAAVIRGEGAKVLIARRADTQHQGGLWEFPGGKVEAGETVEAALNRELQEELGIVVNAARPLIKVQHDYPDKQVLLDVWEVSAFSGEPHGAEGQPLAWVSSRDLINYQFPAANAPIVAAARLPDQYLITPDGLETPELLRGLQKAIAGGIKLVSLRAPNGYDPKYRDLAVDAAGLCAGKAQLMLKGPLEWLGDFPSAGWHLTAAQLRKYASKGRPLPKDRWLAASCHNAEELALAEQMDVDFVTLSPVLPTQTHPDTPPLGWEQAQQLIANFSKPVFLLGGLGADDRQQAWSIGAQGVAGIRAFWPQD
- a CDS encoding mechanosensitive ion channel family protein; translation: MDLNAEVDHLIKASQAWIPMIMEYGSRVLLALVTLAIGWWLINRLTVKLGQLLALRKADLALQGFISSLVNIILKVLLVVSVASMIGIQTTSFVAAIGAAGLAIGLALQGSLANFAGGVLILLFRPFKIGDWIEAQSVSGTVDSIQIFHTVLRTSDNKTVIVPNGNLSNGIITNYNRQPTRKVVFDVGVDYEADLQKVREVLLALADDPRVLKEPAPVVVVTTLGDSAITMSLRVWVNTPDYWDVLFMFNEHARDRLKAEGVDIPFPQRVIRVVQEVSAQ
- a CDS encoding cob(I)yrinic acid a,c-diamide adenosyltransferase: MGFRLSKIYTRTGDKGETGLGDGRRVPKDHPRVEAIGEVDTLNSQLGLLLAGLIEHSPECPGLNELITVLEPCQHRLFDLGGELAMPVYQALDSAEVERLEAAIDVWNEELGPLENFILPGGSTLIAQAHVCRSLARSAERRCQQLNALEPLAGVGLAYINRLSDVLFVAARLIAKRQGIAEILWQAAAKPTQERT
- a CDS encoding YajQ family cyclic di-GMP-binding protein — its product is MPSFDVVSELDKHEVTNAVENAVKELDRRYDLKGKGSFEFKEKDLTVNMTAEADFQLEAMIEILKLALVKRKIDAQCLEIKDAYASGKLMKQEVVLKEGIDKELAKKIVAHVKDAKLKVQAAIQGEQVRITGKKRDDLQEAIAALRAKSFDLPLQFNNFRD
- a CDS encoding ATP-binding protein; this encodes MPLRQRLENLPVGQKLLAALLMLLATVLLVANLTFISAAYWISHESTAPQALQTLGRLTSNPDLIVQALDSPEKAEALLNEIGSYAPLRAAAIYDSSGNLIAQLQHGEHLPLPEHYRQIEAWSLTELRSHQVTRLHHGDQPLGHLLLVASSELPTAFYTGTFTASLGILVFSVLLWLVVSRQIKRLVTHPIHRLEELSRQVTREENYALRAAPGNNDEIGSLAEAFNTMLSRIEVREQELKRARDEAQAAYDQAQALAEETRHTNRKLELEVQVRGKIEKKLTGFQNYLNSIIDSMPSALIALDEQLYVTQWNQEASALSGTKLDEALNQPIYLAFEPLKPFLPQLKDTIENHQVVKIERVTWGQGEDARHYALTFYPLTGSGGRGVVIRIDDITQRLSLEDMMVQSEKMLSVGGLAAGMAHEINNPLGAILHNVQNIRRRLSNELPKNIETAEQIGITLDAISHYLQAREIPQLLDGIQQAGARAAKIVTHMLSFSRRSNRQMSPCDLSALIEQAVDIANNDFDLALGFDFKGHAIIRQFDPQLGPVPGIPNELEQVLLNLLKNAAQAINQRSANREPGRIILRTKLSPPWAEIQVEDNGVGMPEHVRKRIFEPFFTTKEVGQGTGLGLSVSYFIITNNHKGQMEVHSTLGQGTCFTLRLPLASNLLPSHESTTMEL
- a CDS encoding putative 2-dehydropantoate 2-reductase; protein product: MPHSNGGQTSTRWHILGAGSMGTLWAARLARAGLPVTLILRNPMRLHAYEAARGLTLVEGEHSQRLNVTAQLPETDEPIQRLLVTCKAYDAEQAVAHIAHRLSPDADVILLQNGLGSQQAVAARVPHARCIFASSTEGAFRDGDWRVVFAGRGHTWLGDIHVGEAPHWLEELQRSGIAHEWSASILSRLWRKLALNCAINPLTVLHNCRNGGLQAHSDEVNTLCTELCALLEQCDQPEAAVDLTAEVNRVIHATASNYSSMNQDVTQGRRTEISYLLGYACEAARQQSFAVPHLQALHQRLTDHLKQHGLPCN
- a CDS encoding OprD family porin: MRVMKWSMIALAVSAGTTQFAMASSQDDSKGFIEDSTLTSKTRMLYMNRDFKNGAGNIAKPGGGFKSGYREDWGLSELLNYSSGFTQGTIGVGVDAFAMGTVRLDGGAGRQGNGLFATKSDGSPEDTQSKAGGAVKFRLSDTVLKYGNQFVASPVFSTDDSRLLPEVATGTLITSHEIKGLELSAGRFTANSSQTGMYHDSLHLPSADIAGATYQFTDNFVGGVAASDVDDYFKKQYINLNYTFPINDSQALNFDFNGYRTSSQGQELAGNVDNKIWSLAAAYSIGAHKFTLAHQRSTGDSGYYYGVDGGGTIFLANSVQYSDFNGKDERSWQARYDLNMATYGVPGLSFMARYVTGDNISTDTGEGKEHEFNFESKYVMQEGPAKDLSFRLRSAVYRNNGNYNVASGNTDNNDVRIIVEYPLNIL